Proteins from a genomic interval of bacterium:
- a CDS encoding PilT/PilU family type 4a pilus ATPase encodes MSLELTDLLTEAISRNASDLHINTGVPPAFRIDGTLVPASDKPLTAEHAKEICFQCLSQEQVMKLDSQRTIDLAFSVGERSRVRANLFYSLDTIAGAFRVIPFIIPEPEELGLHDCMLKITEKARGLVLVTGVTGSGKSTSLAAMIERINRTRHDHIITIEDPIEYIYTQKNCIINQREIGQDTSSFQSALKYALREDPDVVLVGEMRDLETIQNAITIAETGHLVFATLHTNTAVQTVDRIIDVFPPHQQPQVRTQLSFILEGIFCQQLIPRIGGGRALAVEALLPNSGMRNMIREGKTHQIPAQMQVGQKETEMFTMDQSLAGLVKKGLIEEKEARRKSVDVNDFNAALR; translated from the coding sequence ATGTCGCTAGAACTCACCGATCTGCTCACCGAGGCAATATCCAGGAACGCAAGCGACCTGCACATAAACACCGGCGTCCCTCCTGCGTTCCGCATCGACGGCACCCTGGTGCCGGCCTCCGACAAACCGCTCACCGCAGAGCACGCCAAGGAGATATGTTTCCAGTGCCTGAGCCAGGAACAGGTCATGAAGCTGGACTCGCAGAGGACCATCGACCTCGCATTCAGCGTCGGCGAGCGATCGAGGGTCCGCGCCAACCTGTTCTATTCGCTCGACACGATCGCCGGCGCCTTTCGAGTCATTCCGTTCATCATACCCGAGCCCGAAGAGCTCGGCCTGCACGACTGCATGTTGAAGATAACCGAAAAAGCGAGGGGCCTCGTCCTCGTGACGGGGGTCACCGGCAGCGGCAAGTCCACCAGCCTCGCCGCCATGATCGAGCGGATAAACCGCACCCGGCACGACCACATAATAACGATAGAGGACCCGATCGAATACATCTATACGCAGAAGAACTGCATCATAAACCAGCGCGAGATCGGCCAGGACACCTCCTCATTCCAGAGCGCCCTGAAATACGCGCTCCGCGAAGACCCGGACGTGGTGCTCGTGGGCGAGATGCGCGATCTGGAGACGATCCAGAACGCGATCACCATCGCCGAGACGGGACATCTCGTATTCGCGACTTTGCACACCAACACTGCGGTCCAGACCGTGGACCGCATAATCGACGTCTTCCCGCCCCACCAGCAGCCGCAGGTGAGGACGCAGCTCTCATTCATCCTGGAGGGGATATTCTGCCAACAGCTCATTCCCCGAATCGGCGGCGGCCGAGCGCTCGCGGTGGAGGCCCTTCTGCCCAACTCCGGCATGCGCAACATGATCCGCGAAGGCAAGACCCACCAGATCCCGGCGCAGATGCAGGTGGGACAGAAGGAAACCGAGATGTTCACCATGGATCAGTCCCTGGCCGGACTCGTGAAGAAGGGCTTGATCGAAGAAAAGGAAGCGCGCCGCAAATCCGTGGACGTGAACGACTTCAACGCAGCCCTTCGCTGA
- a CDS encoding YebC/PmpR family DNA-binding transcriptional regulator: MSGHNKWSSIKHKKGAADAKRGKLFSKFIKEITIAARIGGGDPDHNPRLRTILDKARAANMPNDNVARAIKKGTGELEGSTYEEITFEGYGPSG; the protein is encoded by the coding sequence ATGTCAGGTCACAATAAATGGTCTTCCATAAAACACAAAAAGGGGGCCGCGGATGCCAAACGAGGCAAGCTCTTCTCGAAGTTCATCAAGGAGATCACGATTGCCGCACGGATCGGGGGCGGTGATCCGGATCACAACCCCAGGCTTCGCACTATTCTTGACAAGGCGCGTGCAGCCAATATGCCCAATGACAACGTCGCCCGCGCAATCAAAAAGGGAACGGGAGAGCTCGAGGGCTCAACCTACGAAGAGATAACCTTCGAGGGATACGGCCCCAGCGGC